A region from the Branchiostoma lanceolatum isolate klBraLanc5 chromosome 2, klBraLanc5.hap2, whole genome shotgun sequence genome encodes:
- the LOC136427193 gene encoding calcium-activated potassium channel subunit beta-2-like, translating into MTRSKSPQEKEKCKISAWFTVSLSLAACCLVALIVLGVVIVQPVVETDSLSFQEANCTTVNSYFTGEKPSCSCGKYCSSWYPCHRYLVRYVPAAGGNGTARDAVMFDTEGGLNKGRTAGEDLQCATRPCNNYDHGDSELTRFNTTYGEGQIYTCLYNPNDPGFVILTRLFTWNAVFHSMLWPSIGSVIFSALTVYWGLRCKKASGTGPDSSITVVSKNDRPPPYDGGFIYNN; encoded by the exons ATGACGAGGAGTAAATCACCCCAAGAGAAAGAGAAGTGTAAGATAAGCGCGTGGTTCACCGTGTCTCTGTCTCTGGCCGCCTGTTGTCTGGTGGCCCTTATTGTTCTTGGTGTCGTCATTGTTCAACCAGTCGTGGAGACGGACTCACTGTCGTTCCAGGAGGCCAACTGCACCACCGTCAATAGTTACTTCACCG GGGAGAAACCATCGTGCAGCTGCGGGAAGTACTGCAGCTCGTGGTACCCGTGTCACCGGTACTTGGTGCGGTATGTCCCGGCGGCGGGAGGGAACGGCACTGCGCGGGACGCTGTCATGTTCGACACCGAGGGCGGTCTCAACAAGGGCCGCACGGCGGGAGAG GACCTACAGTGCGCAACAAGACCCTGCAACAATTACGACCACGGAGACTCAGAGTTGACTCGTTTCAACACCACCTACGGCGAAGGCCAAATATACACCTGTCTGTACAACCCGAACGACCCTGGC TTTGTCATACTGACCAGACTGTTCACATGGAACGCCGTGTTTCACTCCATGCTCTGGCCGAGTATCGGGTCCGTCATCTTCTCAGCCCTCACGGTGTACTGGGGTCTCCGGTGCAAGAAGGCCAGCGGTACTGGTCCCGACTCCTCTATAACGGTAGTGTCCAAAAACGACCGACCGCCACCATATGACGGCGGCTTTATTTACAATAACTGA
- the LOC136427195 gene encoding glutamate receptor-like: protein MAWAVVLLIGTLLGVTCSVSAQVTNVTGDIGSRTVIVGALEYQGFLHKREDGTYEGFHMDFLTELKDMLGIDFVIQAPADGRYGSLNEDGTWDGMVGELVRREIDMALGLTITYMRERVIDFSTVLTNEHLEMLIKKPGRQLVRREWWYAVMTLPVWLMIMASFLLVGIVMFVIIRVSPYENRAYSAEVGEASRLSTFGHSLWLCFSAMSWQGVDYSPRSLSGRFLYVFWFGFIVWTLILCTGATVGFLTVPAAGPPMVPVQTFRDLAASDDIRPAYFEGGATEAYFKAYPSSYQRLSQRAILVRSTEEGVRLAREGGVAFIAESATTLFYSNRKPCDLMVISDDVSLTARHQAVGLQVDSPLRELINSAILQLREDGRLYLLYKKWMIDSGECPRSDSPPEVRHAPSKPLDHWDIMPIFIELVVAAILALCIMGIEVKWDQRTSKSPQKKTGAAPSGNSAGQRDDDTNV from the exons ATGGCTTGGGCggtggtccttctgatcgggACGCTTCTTGGCGTTACCTGTTCTGTCTCCGCACAAGTGACGAACGTTACAG GTGACATAGGATCCAGAACTGTCATTGTCGGCGCCCTCGAG TACCAAGGGTTCTTGCACAAGAGGGAGGATGGCACGTATGAAGGGTTCCACATGGACTTTCTGACGGAGCTGAAGGACATGCTTGGAATCGACTTTGTCATCCAGGCGCCGGCAGACGGGAGGTACGGCTCGCTGAATGAAGACGGGACCTGGGACGGCATGGTCGGCGAGCTCGTTAGAAgg GAAATTGACATGGCTCTGGGTTTGACCATCACCTACATGAGGGAAAGAGTCATCGACTTCAGCACCGTGTTGACGAACGAACATCTCGAAATGTTGATCAAGAAACCTGGAAGACAG ctCGTAAGGAGGGAATGGTGGTATGCCGTCATGACCCTTCCCGTCTGGCTGATGATCATGGCGTCGTTCTTACTGGTCGGCATCGTCATGTTCGTCATCATTCGGGTCAGTCCGTACGAGAATCGGGCGTACTCGGCAGAAGTTGGTGAGGCCAGCCGACTGTCCACCTTCGGGCACAGCCTGTGGCTCTGCTTCAGCGCGATGAGCTGGCAGGGGGTGGACTACTCGCCCCGATCCCTGTCCGGCCGCTTCCTCTACGTCTTCTGGTTCGGCTTCATCGTCTGGACGCTCATCCTGTGCACGGGCGCCACCGTAGGGTTCCTCACCGTCCCGGCGGCCGGTCCCCCCATGGTCCCCGTCCAGACATTCCGGGATCTGGCGGCAAGCGACGACATCCGCCCAGCCTACTTTGAGGGCGGAGCAACCGAGGCCTATTTCAAGGCATATCCATCGTCCTACCAACGTCTTAGTCAGAGGGCGATCTTAGTGCGATCGACGGAGGAGGGGGTGAGGCTAGCCCGCGAGGGAGGAGTGGCCTTTATTGCCGAGTCGGCGACCACACTATTCTACAGCAATCGGAAGCCGTGCGATCTGATGGTCATCAGCGATGACGTCAGCCTCACGGCAAGGCACCAGGCTGTCGGGCTTCAGGTGGATTCTCCGCTTAGGGAGCTGATCAACagcgccatcttgcagctgAGGGAGGACGGCAGGCTGTATCTTCTGTACAAGAAATGGATGATT GACAGTGGGGAGTGCCCTCGGTCCGACAGCCCTCCCGAGGTGCGCCACGCCCCTTCTAAGCCGCTGGACCACTGGGACATCATGCCCATCTTCATCGAACtcgtggtggccgccatcttggcgcTGTGCATCATGGGAATCGAAGTGAAATGGGACCAGCGCACGTCTAAG TCCCCACAGAAGAAGACCGGTGCAGCACCTTCGGGAAACTCAGCTGGGCAGCGTGATGACGACACAAACGTCTGA